In Zingiber officinale cultivar Zhangliang chromosome 11B, Zo_v1.1, whole genome shotgun sequence, a single window of DNA contains:
- the LOC122034271 gene encoding heat stress transcription factor C-1a-like, which produces MEKMDHTLPAAPFVAKTYEMVSDPRTNLLIRWGKGDNSFLVLNPSDFSQLLLPLYFKHNNFSSFVRQLNTYGFRKVDPDRWEFAHLSFLRGQIHLLPRITRRTKKSQFYDAASSSSGGGINNDEKKDTAAAAEMEGEVEDVVLLRELHRLRQDQMVLDEELQRMSKRLQATERKPRQMLSFLVQMAKEPQLVSRLVHSKKLQYSAAAKKRRLASVMPSLTPPHPPQELPVLVSEAFQQTVREPALLTQVYPGVAIHNTFNPIPAGNVVNPHEFGLDASSETTAAAAAANFPFSLLGHVFF; this is translated from the exons ATGGAGAAGATGGATCACACTTTGCCAGCGGCTCCTTTCGTGGCGAAGACGTATGAGATGGTAAGCGACCCGAGGACGAATTTGCTGATCCGGTGGGGGAAGGGGGACAACAGCTTCCTCGTGCTCAATCCCAGTGACTTCTCTCAGCTTCTTCTGCCCTTGTACTTCAAGCATAATAACTTCTCCAGCTTCGTCCGCCAGCTTAACACTTAC GGATTCAGGAAGGTGGATCCGGATAGATGGGAATTTGCTCATCTGTCGTTCCTCAGAGGGCAGATTCACCTCCTCCCTCGGATCACACGAAGGACCAAGAAGAGCCAATTTTACGATGCTGCCAGCAGCAGTAGCGGCGGCGGTATCAACAACGATGAGAAGAAAGACACGGCAGCGGCTGCGGAGATGGAAGGGGAAGTGGAGGACGTGGTGCTGCTGCGGGAGCTCCACCGGCTACGGCAAGATCAGATGGTGCTCGACGAAGAGCTCCAGCGGATGAGCAAGCGGTTGCAGGCGACCGAGAGGAAGCCGCGTCAGATGCTCTCCTTCCTCGTCCAGATGGCCAAAGAGCCTCAGCTCGTGTCCAGACTCGTCCACTCTAAGAAGCTGCAGTACTCGGCGGCGGCCAAGAAGAGGCGTCTGGCGAGCGTCATGCCGTCGCTGACTCCTCCACACCCGCCGCAGGAGCTCCCTGTTCTAGTCTCAGAGGCCTTCCAACAAACAGTTCGTGAGCCAGCGTTACTCACACAAGTATACCCTGGCGTTGCCATCCATAATACCTTCAACCCTATTCCGGCTGGTAACGTCGTCAACCCACACGAGTTTGGACTCGACGCGAGTTCAGAGACGACGGCAGCAGCCGCAGCAGCCAATTTCCCGTTCTCTTTACTTGGCCACGTATTTTTCTAA